A single window of Zea mays cultivar B73 chromosome 10, Zm-B73-REFERENCE-NAM-5.0, whole genome shotgun sequence DNA harbors:
- the LOC103640978 gene encoding uncharacterized protein isoform X2, whose translation MAFHVACPITWRVCDCELGFGASASRKGGGGALAAVWAGTAAALEDFLADPWLLRPAGAVDADAATVQVEVPPLEPAPEDGEDEARRAAAQRGAAAAEDLARRFESGAYGSPEAEGDEDEWDREDQGNAAVKVMCRLCFSGENEGSTKAAKMLPCKLCSKRYHRNCLKSWGEHRDLFHWSSWVCPSCRSCEVCRRPGDPNKLMFCKRCDDPYHCYCQQPSHKNVTHGPYLCPKHTRCHSCGSGVPGSGHSTRWFLGYTCCDACGRLFVKGNYCPVCLKVYRDSEVIPMVCCDVCEKWVHIECDGISEEKYQQFQADQNLQYTCAACRGECSQIRDTEDAIRELWKRRDVADHELMITLRAAAKLPSLEDVSPLYPNSDDEKLGAYVLKSESRNTLKFSLKSNSSKPPPDTPEQEKVVFKSSGSNKKPSKKKGGQGNKTNDGHDEIFLERRHDVKSSNSRLGDQSIDGNHDMSPFKNDDNAYISSSTRSSEKNLKSPSMKAVTNNADMIPKVKIKGSKVSSLHYKDGEENTSKADTGKATKLVIHLGSRHKTRSGSPKSELSNYQREQDLGSIHGRKLDVTSQLKGSRSEVKERSVMKLVRETGVQQRNSLLGDLGTSKKHATGKRSNALISGMENGNETGTRNRPFAQKQSHSSQVDENQGTADSPDNLKPSLLKLKFKRPHYEQLNTQASQPEEPTSWVSQQEDQFNVAKGQRSKRKRPSMEKADGLDGTTPAKRHHQSTDDEVMDANWILRKLGKDAIGKRIEVHLTSDGKCIHLGRHQGMVSNVMGGTLCIQLDNGRSENVELGKQAIRLIASRSKGRKR comes from the exons ATGGCGTTTCACGTCGCGTGCCCCATCACTTG GAGGGTGTGCGACTGCGAGCTAGGGTTCGGCGCGTCGGCGTCGAGGAAGGGAGGAGGTGGCGCGTTGGCGGCGGTATGGGCGGGCACGGCGGCGGCTCTCGAGGATTTTCTCGCGGATCCGTGGTTGCTGCGGCCGGCAGGGGCCGTTGACGCGGATGCGGCGACGGTGCAGGTGGAGGTGCCGCCCCTTGAGCCGGCCCCTGAGGATGGGGAGGACGAGGCCCGCCGGGCGGCAGCGCAGCGCGGCGCCGCCGCGGCAGAGGACCTCGCCAGGCGCTTCGAGAGCGGCGCCTACGGATCGCCG GAGGCAGAAGGAGATGAAGACGAGTGGGATCGAGAGGATCAAGGAAATGCTGCTGTCAAGGTTATGTGCCGTTTATGCTTTTCAGGAGAAAATGAGGGCAGCACGAAAGCTGCCAAAATGCTTCCTTGCAAACTCTGCAGCAAACGATATCATAGAAACTGTTTGAAAAGCTGGggagaacatagag ACCTTTTCCACTGGAGCTCATGGGTCTGTCCTTCTTGCCGCAGTTGTGAG GTGTGCCGACGTCCTGGCGACCCCAACAAGTTGATGTTCTGTAAAAGGTGTGATGACCCTTATCACTGTTATTGTCAGCAACCATCGCACAAG AATGTTACCCATGGGCCATATTTATGTCCAAAACATACAAGGTGCCACAGCTGTGGATCTGGTGTGCCTGGTAGTGGCCATAGCACAAG GTGGTTTTTGGGGTACACATGCTGTGATGCGTGTGGACGATTGTTTGTGAAAGGAAATTACTGTCCAGTTTGCTTGAAG GTTTATAGAGACTCTGAAGTGATACCTATGGTTTGCTGCGATGTTTGTGAAAAGTGGGTGCATATTGAGTGTGATGGCATCAG TGAGGAAAAGTACCAACAATTCCAAGCTGATCAAAACCTTCAGTATACATGTGCAGCATGCCGTGGCGAATGCTCCCAG ATCAGGGACACTGAGGATGCAATCCGGGAGCTTTGGAAGAGGAGGGATGTTGCTGATCATGAGCTCATGATTACTTTGCGGGCTGCTGCTAAACTGCCTTCTCTTGAAGATGTGTCACCGCTTTATCCAAACTCGGATGATGAGAAACTTGGTGCATACGTATTGAAAAGTGAGAGTAGAAATACACTAAAATTTTCATTAAAAAGTAACAGTAGTAAGCCTCCACCGGATACACCTGAGCAAGAGAAGGTTGTTTTTAAGAGCTCTGGATCAAATAAAAAGCCTTCCAAAAAGAAAGGTGGTCAGGGTAATAAAACAAATGATGGCCATGATGAAATATTTCTGGAGAGGAGGCATGATGTTAAATCATCAAATAGCCGTTTGGGAGATCAAAGTATAGATGGCAATCATGATATGAGCCCTTTTAAGAATGATGATAATGCCTATATTTCATCTTCAACTCGAAGTTCAGAAAAGAATTTGAAATCTCCATCCATGAAAGCTGTGACAAACAATGCTGATATGATACCCAAAGTCAAGATTAAAGGCAGTAAGGTTTCGAGTTTGCATTACAAAGATGGTGAAGAAAATACTTCCAAGGCTGACACTGGAAAAGCTACCAAGTTGGTTATCCATCTTGGTTCACGGCATAAAACTAGGAGTGGCTCTCCTAAGTCGGAGCTGTCCAATTATCAAAGAGAGCAAGATTTAGGATCAATACATG GACGGAAATTAGATGTCACAAGCCAGCTGAAAGGTTCAAGAAGCGAGGTAAAAGAGAGAAGTGTAATGAAGTTAGTTAGAGAGACTGGGGTACAACAAAGAAATAGCCTTTTGGGTGATCTTGGTACCTCAAAAAAGCATGCAACTGGGAAAAGGAGCAATGCTCTAATTTCTGGAATGGAGAATGGAAATGAAACTGGTACTAGAAACCGGCCATTTGCACAGAAACAATCTCATTCTAGTCAGGTGGACGAGAACCAGGGAACTGCTGACTCTCCTGATAACTTGAAGCCATCATTGCTCAAACTCAAGTTTAAGCGTCCACATTATGAGCAGCTAAACACCCAGGCCTCTCAACCAGAGGAGCCGACCTCCTGGGTTTCTCAGCAAGAAGACCAGTTCAATGTTGCTAAAGGCCAGAGATCAAAGAGGAAGAGGCCTTCGATGGAGAAGGCAGATGGTTTGGATGGTACGACTCCAGCCAAGAGGCATCATCAGAGCACTGATGATGAAGTGATGGACGCAAATTGGATCCTACGCAAGTTGGGCAAGGATGCTATCGGAAAGAGGATTGAAGTCCATCTAACTTCTGATGGCAAATG CATTCATCTTGGCAGGCATCAAGGGATGGTGTCGAATGTCATGGGTGGCACACTGTGTATTCAGTTAGACAATGGCAGGTCTGAGAACGTGGAGCTGGGGAAGCAGGCCATCCGCTTGATTGCTTCAAGATCAAAGGGCCGGAAGCGATGA
- the LOC103640978 gene encoding uncharacterized protein isoform X4 produces MAFHVACPITWRVCDCELGFGASASRKGGGGALAAVWAGTAAALEDFLADPWLLRPAGAVDADAATVQVEVPPLEPAPEDGEDEARRAAAQRGAAAAEDLARRFESGAYGSPEAEGDEDEWDREDQGNAAVKVMCRLCFSGENEGSTKAAKMLPCKLCSKRYHRNCLKSWGEHRDLFHWSSWVCPSCRSCEVCRRPGDPNKLMFCKRCDDPYHCYCQQPSHKNVTHGPYLCPKHTRCHSCGSGVPGSGHSTRWFLGYTCCDACGRLFVKGNYCPVCLKVYRDSEVIPMVCCDVCEKWVHIECDGISEEKYQQFQADQNLQYTCAACRGECSQIRDTEDAIRELWKRRDVADHELMITLRAAAKLPSLEDVSPLYPNSDDEKLGAYVLKSESRNTLKFSLKSNSSKPPPDTPEQEKVVFKSSGSNKKPSKKKGGQGNKTNDGHDEIFLERRHDVKSSNSRLGDQSIDGNHDMSPFKNDDNAYISSSTRSSEKNLKSPSMKAVTNNADMIPKVKIKGSKVSSLHYKDGEENTSKADTGKATKLVIHLGSRHKTRSGSPKSELSNYQREQDLGSIHGRKLDVTSQLKGSRSEVKERSVMKLVRETGVQQRNSLLGDLGTSKKHATGKRSNALISGMENGNETGTRNRPFAQKQSHSSQVDENQGTADSPDNLKPSLLKLKFKRPHYEQLNTQASQPEEPTSWVSQQEDQFNVAKGQRSKRKRPSMEKADGLDGTTPAKRHHQSTDDEVMDANWILRKLGKDAIGKRIEVHLTSDGKWHQGMVSNVMGGTLCIQLDNGRSENVELGKQAIRLIASRSKGRKR; encoded by the exons ATGGCGTTTCACGTCGCGTGCCCCATCACTTG GAGGGTGTGCGACTGCGAGCTAGGGTTCGGCGCGTCGGCGTCGAGGAAGGGAGGAGGTGGCGCGTTGGCGGCGGTATGGGCGGGCACGGCGGCGGCTCTCGAGGATTTTCTCGCGGATCCGTGGTTGCTGCGGCCGGCAGGGGCCGTTGACGCGGATGCGGCGACGGTGCAGGTGGAGGTGCCGCCCCTTGAGCCGGCCCCTGAGGATGGGGAGGACGAGGCCCGCCGGGCGGCAGCGCAGCGCGGCGCCGCCGCGGCAGAGGACCTCGCCAGGCGCTTCGAGAGCGGCGCCTACGGATCGCCG GAGGCAGAAGGAGATGAAGACGAGTGGGATCGAGAGGATCAAGGAAATGCTGCTGTCAAGGTTATGTGCCGTTTATGCTTTTCAGGAGAAAATGAGGGCAGCACGAAAGCTGCCAAAATGCTTCCTTGCAAACTCTGCAGCAAACGATATCATAGAAACTGTTTGAAAAGCTGGggagaacatagag ACCTTTTCCACTGGAGCTCATGGGTCTGTCCTTCTTGCCGCAGTTGTGAG GTGTGCCGACGTCCTGGCGACCCCAACAAGTTGATGTTCTGTAAAAGGTGTGATGACCCTTATCACTGTTATTGTCAGCAACCATCGCACAAG AATGTTACCCATGGGCCATATTTATGTCCAAAACATACAAGGTGCCACAGCTGTGGATCTGGTGTGCCTGGTAGTGGCCATAGCACAAG GTGGTTTTTGGGGTACACATGCTGTGATGCGTGTGGACGATTGTTTGTGAAAGGAAATTACTGTCCAGTTTGCTTGAAG GTTTATAGAGACTCTGAAGTGATACCTATGGTTTGCTGCGATGTTTGTGAAAAGTGGGTGCATATTGAGTGTGATGGCATCAG TGAGGAAAAGTACCAACAATTCCAAGCTGATCAAAACCTTCAGTATACATGTGCAGCATGCCGTGGCGAATGCTCCCAG ATCAGGGACACTGAGGATGCAATCCGGGAGCTTTGGAAGAGGAGGGATGTTGCTGATCATGAGCTCATGATTACTTTGCGGGCTGCTGCTAAACTGCCTTCTCTTGAAGATGTGTCACCGCTTTATCCAAACTCGGATGATGAGAAACTTGGTGCATACGTATTGAAAAGTGAGAGTAGAAATACACTAAAATTTTCATTAAAAAGTAACAGTAGTAAGCCTCCACCGGATACACCTGAGCAAGAGAAGGTTGTTTTTAAGAGCTCTGGATCAAATAAAAAGCCTTCCAAAAAGAAAGGTGGTCAGGGTAATAAAACAAATGATGGCCATGATGAAATATTTCTGGAGAGGAGGCATGATGTTAAATCATCAAATAGCCGTTTGGGAGATCAAAGTATAGATGGCAATCATGATATGAGCCCTTTTAAGAATGATGATAATGCCTATATTTCATCTTCAACTCGAAGTTCAGAAAAGAATTTGAAATCTCCATCCATGAAAGCTGTGACAAACAATGCTGATATGATACCCAAAGTCAAGATTAAAGGCAGTAAGGTTTCGAGTTTGCATTACAAAGATGGTGAAGAAAATACTTCCAAGGCTGACACTGGAAAAGCTACCAAGTTGGTTATCCATCTTGGTTCACGGCATAAAACTAGGAGTGGCTCTCCTAAGTCGGAGCTGTCCAATTATCAAAGAGAGCAAGATTTAGGATCAATACATG GACGGAAATTAGATGTCACAAGCCAGCTGAAAGGTTCAAGAAGCGAGGTAAAAGAGAGAAGTGTAATGAAGTTAGTTAGAGAGACTGGGGTACAACAAAGAAATAGCCTTTTGGGTGATCTTGGTACCTCAAAAAAGCATGCAACTGGGAAAAGGAGCAATGCTCTAATTTCTGGAATGGAGAATGGAAATGAAACTGGTACTAGAAACCGGCCATTTGCACAGAAACAATCTCATTCTAGTCAGGTGGACGAGAACCAGGGAACTGCTGACTCTCCTGATAACTTGAAGCCATCATTGCTCAAACTCAAGTTTAAGCGTCCACATTATGAGCAGCTAAACACCCAGGCCTCTCAACCAGAGGAGCCGACCTCCTGGGTTTCTCAGCAAGAAGACCAGTTCAATGTTGCTAAAGGCCAGAGATCAAAGAGGAAGAGGCCTTCGATGGAGAAGGCAGATGGTTTGGATGGTACGACTCCAGCCAAGAGGCATCATCAGAGCACTGATGATGAAGTGATGGACGCAAATTGGATCCTACGCAAGTTGGGCAAGGATGCTATCGGAAAGAGGATTGAAGTCCATCTAACTTCTGATGGCAAATG GCATCAAGGGATGGTGTCGAATGTCATGGGTGGCACACTGTGTATTCAGTTAGACAATGGCAGGTCTGAGAACGTGGAGCTGGGGAAGCAGGCCATCCGCTTGATTGCTTCAAGATCAAAGGGCCGGAAGCGATGA
- the LOC103640978 gene encoding uncharacterized protein isoform X3, whose amino-acid sequence MAFHVACPITCRRVCDCELGFGASASRKGGGGALAAVWAGTAAALEDFLADPWLLRPAGAVDADAATVQVEVPPLEPAPEDGEDEARRAAAQRGAAAAEDLARRFESGAYGSPEAEGDEDEWDREDQGNAAVKVMCRLCFSGENEGSTKAAKMLPCKLCSKRYHRNCLKSWGEHRDLFHWSSWVCPSCRSCEVCRRPGDPNKLMFCKRCDDPYHCYCQQPSHKNVTHGPYLCPKHTRCHSCGSGVPGSGHSTRWFLGYTCCDACGRLFVKGNYCPVCLKVYRDSEVIPMVCCDVCEKWVHIECDGISEEKYQQFQADQNLQYTCAACRGECSQIRDTEDAIRELWKRRDVADHELMITLRAAAKLPSLEDVSPLYPNSDDEKLGAYVLKSESRNTLKFSLKSNSSKPPPDTPEQEKVVFKSSGSNKKPSKKKGGQGNKTNDGHDEIFLERRHDVKSSNSRLGDQSIDGNHDMSPFKNDDNAYISSSTRSSEKNLKSPSMKAVTNNADMIPKVKIKGSKVSSLHYKDGEENTSKADTGKATKLVIHLGSRHKTRSGSPKSELSNYQREQDLGSIHGRKLDVTSQLKGSRSEVKERSVMKLVRETGVQQRNSLLGDLGTSKKHATGKRSNALISGMENGNETGTRNRPFAQKQSHSSQVDENQGTADSPDNLKPSLLKLKFKRPHYEQLNTQASQPEEPTSWVSQQEDQFNVAKGQRSKRKRPSMEKADGLDGTTPAKRHHQSTDDEVMDANWILRKLGKDAIGKRIEVHLTSDGKWHQGMVSNVMGGTLCIQLDNGRSENVELGKQAIRLIASRSKGRKR is encoded by the exons ATGGCGTTTCACGTCGCGTGCCCCATCACTTG CAGGAGGGTGTGCGACTGCGAGCTAGGGTTCGGCGCGTCGGCGTCGAGGAAGGGAGGAGGTGGCGCGTTGGCGGCGGTATGGGCGGGCACGGCGGCGGCTCTCGAGGATTTTCTCGCGGATCCGTGGTTGCTGCGGCCGGCAGGGGCCGTTGACGCGGATGCGGCGACGGTGCAGGTGGAGGTGCCGCCCCTTGAGCCGGCCCCTGAGGATGGGGAGGACGAGGCCCGCCGGGCGGCAGCGCAGCGCGGCGCCGCCGCGGCAGAGGACCTCGCCAGGCGCTTCGAGAGCGGCGCCTACGGATCGCCG GAGGCAGAAGGAGATGAAGACGAGTGGGATCGAGAGGATCAAGGAAATGCTGCTGTCAAGGTTATGTGCCGTTTATGCTTTTCAGGAGAAAATGAGGGCAGCACGAAAGCTGCCAAAATGCTTCCTTGCAAACTCTGCAGCAAACGATATCATAGAAACTGTTTGAAAAGCTGGggagaacatagag ACCTTTTCCACTGGAGCTCATGGGTCTGTCCTTCTTGCCGCAGTTGTGAG GTGTGCCGACGTCCTGGCGACCCCAACAAGTTGATGTTCTGTAAAAGGTGTGATGACCCTTATCACTGTTATTGTCAGCAACCATCGCACAAG AATGTTACCCATGGGCCATATTTATGTCCAAAACATACAAGGTGCCACAGCTGTGGATCTGGTGTGCCTGGTAGTGGCCATAGCACAAG GTGGTTTTTGGGGTACACATGCTGTGATGCGTGTGGACGATTGTTTGTGAAAGGAAATTACTGTCCAGTTTGCTTGAAG GTTTATAGAGACTCTGAAGTGATACCTATGGTTTGCTGCGATGTTTGTGAAAAGTGGGTGCATATTGAGTGTGATGGCATCAG TGAGGAAAAGTACCAACAATTCCAAGCTGATCAAAACCTTCAGTATACATGTGCAGCATGCCGTGGCGAATGCTCCCAG ATCAGGGACACTGAGGATGCAATCCGGGAGCTTTGGAAGAGGAGGGATGTTGCTGATCATGAGCTCATGATTACTTTGCGGGCTGCTGCTAAACTGCCTTCTCTTGAAGATGTGTCACCGCTTTATCCAAACTCGGATGATGAGAAACTTGGTGCATACGTATTGAAAAGTGAGAGTAGAAATACACTAAAATTTTCATTAAAAAGTAACAGTAGTAAGCCTCCACCGGATACACCTGAGCAAGAGAAGGTTGTTTTTAAGAGCTCTGGATCAAATAAAAAGCCTTCCAAAAAGAAAGGTGGTCAGGGTAATAAAACAAATGATGGCCATGATGAAATATTTCTGGAGAGGAGGCATGATGTTAAATCATCAAATAGCCGTTTGGGAGATCAAAGTATAGATGGCAATCATGATATGAGCCCTTTTAAGAATGATGATAATGCCTATATTTCATCTTCAACTCGAAGTTCAGAAAAGAATTTGAAATCTCCATCCATGAAAGCTGTGACAAACAATGCTGATATGATACCCAAAGTCAAGATTAAAGGCAGTAAGGTTTCGAGTTTGCATTACAAAGATGGTGAAGAAAATACTTCCAAGGCTGACACTGGAAAAGCTACCAAGTTGGTTATCCATCTTGGTTCACGGCATAAAACTAGGAGTGGCTCTCCTAAGTCGGAGCTGTCCAATTATCAAAGAGAGCAAGATTTAGGATCAATACATG GACGGAAATTAGATGTCACAAGCCAGCTGAAAGGTTCAAGAAGCGAGGTAAAAGAGAGAAGTGTAATGAAGTTAGTTAGAGAGACTGGGGTACAACAAAGAAATAGCCTTTTGGGTGATCTTGGTACCTCAAAAAAGCATGCAACTGGGAAAAGGAGCAATGCTCTAATTTCTGGAATGGAGAATGGAAATGAAACTGGTACTAGAAACCGGCCATTTGCACAGAAACAATCTCATTCTAGTCAGGTGGACGAGAACCAGGGAACTGCTGACTCTCCTGATAACTTGAAGCCATCATTGCTCAAACTCAAGTTTAAGCGTCCACATTATGAGCAGCTAAACACCCAGGCCTCTCAACCAGAGGAGCCGACCTCCTGGGTTTCTCAGCAAGAAGACCAGTTCAATGTTGCTAAAGGCCAGAGATCAAAGAGGAAGAGGCCTTCGATGGAGAAGGCAGATGGTTTGGATGGTACGACTCCAGCCAAGAGGCATCATCAGAGCACTGATGATGAAGTGATGGACGCAAATTGGATCCTACGCAAGTTGGGCAAGGATGCTATCGGAAAGAGGATTGAAGTCCATCTAACTTCTGATGGCAAATG GCATCAAGGGATGGTGTCGAATGTCATGGGTGGCACACTGTGTATTCAGTTAGACAATGGCAGGTCTGAGAACGTGGAGCTGGGGAAGCAGGCCATCCGCTTGATTGCTTCAAGATCAAAGGGCCGGAAGCGATGA
- the LOC103640978 gene encoding uncharacterized protein isoform X1: MAFHVACPITCRRVCDCELGFGASASRKGGGGALAAVWAGTAAALEDFLADPWLLRPAGAVDADAATVQVEVPPLEPAPEDGEDEARRAAAQRGAAAAEDLARRFESGAYGSPEAEGDEDEWDREDQGNAAVKVMCRLCFSGENEGSTKAAKMLPCKLCSKRYHRNCLKSWGEHRDLFHWSSWVCPSCRSCEVCRRPGDPNKLMFCKRCDDPYHCYCQQPSHKNVTHGPYLCPKHTRCHSCGSGVPGSGHSTRWFLGYTCCDACGRLFVKGNYCPVCLKVYRDSEVIPMVCCDVCEKWVHIECDGISEEKYQQFQADQNLQYTCAACRGECSQIRDTEDAIRELWKRRDVADHELMITLRAAAKLPSLEDVSPLYPNSDDEKLGAYVLKSESRNTLKFSLKSNSSKPPPDTPEQEKVVFKSSGSNKKPSKKKGGQGNKTNDGHDEIFLERRHDVKSSNSRLGDQSIDGNHDMSPFKNDDNAYISSSTRSSEKNLKSPSMKAVTNNADMIPKVKIKGSKVSSLHYKDGEENTSKADTGKATKLVIHLGSRHKTRSGSPKSELSNYQREQDLGSIHGRKLDVTSQLKGSRSEVKERSVMKLVRETGVQQRNSLLGDLGTSKKHATGKRSNALISGMENGNETGTRNRPFAQKQSHSSQVDENQGTADSPDNLKPSLLKLKFKRPHYEQLNTQASQPEEPTSWVSQQEDQFNVAKGQRSKRKRPSMEKADGLDGTTPAKRHHQSTDDEVMDANWILRKLGKDAIGKRIEVHLTSDGKCIHLGRHQGMVSNVMGGTLCIQLDNGRSENVELGKQAIRLIASRSKGRKR; the protein is encoded by the exons ATGGCGTTTCACGTCGCGTGCCCCATCACTTG CAGGAGGGTGTGCGACTGCGAGCTAGGGTTCGGCGCGTCGGCGTCGAGGAAGGGAGGAGGTGGCGCGTTGGCGGCGGTATGGGCGGGCACGGCGGCGGCTCTCGAGGATTTTCTCGCGGATCCGTGGTTGCTGCGGCCGGCAGGGGCCGTTGACGCGGATGCGGCGACGGTGCAGGTGGAGGTGCCGCCCCTTGAGCCGGCCCCTGAGGATGGGGAGGACGAGGCCCGCCGGGCGGCAGCGCAGCGCGGCGCCGCCGCGGCAGAGGACCTCGCCAGGCGCTTCGAGAGCGGCGCCTACGGATCGCCG GAGGCAGAAGGAGATGAAGACGAGTGGGATCGAGAGGATCAAGGAAATGCTGCTGTCAAGGTTATGTGCCGTTTATGCTTTTCAGGAGAAAATGAGGGCAGCACGAAAGCTGCCAAAATGCTTCCTTGCAAACTCTGCAGCAAACGATATCATAGAAACTGTTTGAAAAGCTGGggagaacatagag ACCTTTTCCACTGGAGCTCATGGGTCTGTCCTTCTTGCCGCAGTTGTGAG GTGTGCCGACGTCCTGGCGACCCCAACAAGTTGATGTTCTGTAAAAGGTGTGATGACCCTTATCACTGTTATTGTCAGCAACCATCGCACAAG AATGTTACCCATGGGCCATATTTATGTCCAAAACATACAAGGTGCCACAGCTGTGGATCTGGTGTGCCTGGTAGTGGCCATAGCACAAG GTGGTTTTTGGGGTACACATGCTGTGATGCGTGTGGACGATTGTTTGTGAAAGGAAATTACTGTCCAGTTTGCTTGAAG GTTTATAGAGACTCTGAAGTGATACCTATGGTTTGCTGCGATGTTTGTGAAAAGTGGGTGCATATTGAGTGTGATGGCATCAG TGAGGAAAAGTACCAACAATTCCAAGCTGATCAAAACCTTCAGTATACATGTGCAGCATGCCGTGGCGAATGCTCCCAG ATCAGGGACACTGAGGATGCAATCCGGGAGCTTTGGAAGAGGAGGGATGTTGCTGATCATGAGCTCATGATTACTTTGCGGGCTGCTGCTAAACTGCCTTCTCTTGAAGATGTGTCACCGCTTTATCCAAACTCGGATGATGAGAAACTTGGTGCATACGTATTGAAAAGTGAGAGTAGAAATACACTAAAATTTTCATTAAAAAGTAACAGTAGTAAGCCTCCACCGGATACACCTGAGCAAGAGAAGGTTGTTTTTAAGAGCTCTGGATCAAATAAAAAGCCTTCCAAAAAGAAAGGTGGTCAGGGTAATAAAACAAATGATGGCCATGATGAAATATTTCTGGAGAGGAGGCATGATGTTAAATCATCAAATAGCCGTTTGGGAGATCAAAGTATAGATGGCAATCATGATATGAGCCCTTTTAAGAATGATGATAATGCCTATATTTCATCTTCAACTCGAAGTTCAGAAAAGAATTTGAAATCTCCATCCATGAAAGCTGTGACAAACAATGCTGATATGATACCCAAAGTCAAGATTAAAGGCAGTAAGGTTTCGAGTTTGCATTACAAAGATGGTGAAGAAAATACTTCCAAGGCTGACACTGGAAAAGCTACCAAGTTGGTTATCCATCTTGGTTCACGGCATAAAACTAGGAGTGGCTCTCCTAAGTCGGAGCTGTCCAATTATCAAAGAGAGCAAGATTTAGGATCAATACATG GACGGAAATTAGATGTCACAAGCCAGCTGAAAGGTTCAAGAAGCGAGGTAAAAGAGAGAAGTGTAATGAAGTTAGTTAGAGAGACTGGGGTACAACAAAGAAATAGCCTTTTGGGTGATCTTGGTACCTCAAAAAAGCATGCAACTGGGAAAAGGAGCAATGCTCTAATTTCTGGAATGGAGAATGGAAATGAAACTGGTACTAGAAACCGGCCATTTGCACAGAAACAATCTCATTCTAGTCAGGTGGACGAGAACCAGGGAACTGCTGACTCTCCTGATAACTTGAAGCCATCATTGCTCAAACTCAAGTTTAAGCGTCCACATTATGAGCAGCTAAACACCCAGGCCTCTCAACCAGAGGAGCCGACCTCCTGGGTTTCTCAGCAAGAAGACCAGTTCAATGTTGCTAAAGGCCAGAGATCAAAGAGGAAGAGGCCTTCGATGGAGAAGGCAGATGGTTTGGATGGTACGACTCCAGCCAAGAGGCATCATCAGAGCACTGATGATGAAGTGATGGACGCAAATTGGATCCTACGCAAGTTGGGCAAGGATGCTATCGGAAAGAGGATTGAAGTCCATCTAACTTCTGATGGCAAATG CATTCATCTTGGCAGGCATCAAGGGATGGTGTCGAATGTCATGGGTGGCACACTGTGTATTCAGTTAGACAATGGCAGGTCTGAGAACGTGGAGCTGGGGAAGCAGGCCATCCGCTTGATTGCTTCAAGATCAAAGGGCCGGAAGCGATGA